The Rhinopithecus roxellana isolate Shanxi Qingling chromosome 13, ASM756505v1, whole genome shotgun sequence genome contains a region encoding:
- the FAM207A gene encoding protein FAM207A isoform X3, with translation MKLRREQWLQKIEAIKLAEQKHREERRRRATVVVGDLHPLRDALPELLGLEASSRRQARSRERESNKPRPSELSRMSTAQRRQLLEEERTRFRELLASPAYRARPLVAIGQTLARQMQLEGGGQL, from the exons atgaagcTGAGGCGTGAACAGTGGTTGCAGA AAATCGAAGCCATAAAACTGGCTGAGCAGAAGCACAGGGAGGAGCGGAGGCGGAGGGCCACGGTGGTGGTGGGGGACCTGCACCCGCTCAGGGACGCCCTGCCCGAGCTGCTGGGGCTCGAGGCTAGCAGCCGGCGCCAAGCCCGCAG cagggagagggagagcaacAAGCCCCGGCCCTCAGAGCTCAGCCGGATGAGCACAGCCCAAAGACGGCAGCTTCT TGAGGAAGAAAGGACCCGGTTTCGGGAGCTGCTGGCCAGTCCGGCCTACAGAGCCAGACCCCTGGTGGCCATCGGGCAGACGCTGGCCCGGCAGATGCAGCTGGAAGGTGGCGGCCAGCTCTGA